The Gemmatimonadales bacterium sequence GCTGCTCTTTGGCTCCGGCACCTGGGCGCGGAAGAGCTGGTTCTTCTTCACGGAGAATGAGCTGTCGCCCGGCGCCGCCGGGGTGGGCAACTACAAGGCGGTCTACAACCTCCGGGGCGACGACGGGCAGGCCACCAAAGCGCGCTCGCGGTGGACAACCTTGGCTGGAAGGGGCCGACGAGTACGTGGCCACCGTGCCGCAGATCTTCGATCTCTGGCAGGATCCGCGGGAGCGGTACGACGTCTTCATGAACAATTACACCGAGCACACCTGGACGCTGGTCACCTTCAACCAGGCCATCAGCGACCTGATGAAGAGCTACGTCAAGTACCCGCCCCGGAAGCTGCAGAGCGAGGTCTACACGGGGCCGATCGAGATCACGAAGTACCAGCAGTTCGAGTGGCTGCGCCAGTCGCTGTCGAAGGACGGCATCAACCTGACGATGCCGTCGGGGAACTGAAGCAGACCACGAACGCATGCGTCGCTGAGCGCGCGCGGGGTGTCGCACCTCACTCCGCGCGCAGGGTGACAATCGGGTCCACGCTTGATGCCCGCCTGGCCGGCGCCCACGCGGCCAGGACGGCCACGAGGGTGAGCAGCGCAATCACGGCCAGGTACGTCAGCGGGTCGAGCGCGGTTACACCGAACAGCATGGACTCGATGAGCCGAGTGGCCACGGCCGCACCAGCCACCCCGATGGCGGCCCCAACCAGCGCCAGCCCAAGTGCCCGCCGGACGACCTGGCCGACGATGCTGGCAGGTGTCGCCCCCAGGGCGGTGCGGATCCCGATTTCGCGGTACCGTTCGGTCACGCTCCCGGAAATCACGCCGTAGAGCCCGATGGCGGCCAGGAGCAGGGCGGCGGCCGCGAACACTCCGATGGCGGAGCGCACAAACTGCCGGTCGGCGGCGGAGGCCTGGACGTAGCCCGTCATCGTCTCGACGCGCGGAATCGGTACGTTCGGATTCACCTCCCAGACCGCATGCCGGAGCGCCGGCACGAGCTCCGTCGGCTCCCCGGTCGACTGCACGATCAGCGTCGCCACGCGATCGGTCCAATTCCACTGCCCGGAGGCGACATAGAACGCGTCGGGGGCCGCCAGGGCGAGCGAGTATTGGCGGACGTCGCCGACGACTCCCACCACGGTGCCCCAGGGCGCATCATGACCGACGGAGGGCCCGAACCGCATCTGCTGGCCGATCGGATCCTTGTCGCCGAACAGGCGGCGTGCAAAGGAGGCGCTCAGCACCAGGCTGCCGGGCCCGCCGGGGCGATCGGTGGCGTCGAGGAGCCGCCCGCGCAGCAAGGGAATCTGCATCGTGGTGAAGTAGTCGGGGGTCACGGCGTAGCGCGCCGCGCTTCCGCTGTTCTCCGCGCGCAGTTCGGGCAGCGACTGCGCCTCGTAGCCGTACTCGTCGGTTTCGCCGGAGAGCGGGAGGAGGCTCGTGAACGCCGCCGTGGTGACCCCGGGCAGGGTGCGCACCGATTCGATCGTCCGAGCATAGAACTGCAATCGTGCCGCATCGGAATCGAATTCGTGACCGCTCGCCACGACCTGCAATGTGATCAGGTGGGACGGGTCGAACCCCGCGTCCACCGCCATCAGGCTCCGGCCGCTCCGGAAGAGGAGCCCGGAGCTCACCAGGAGCACCAGCGCGAGGGCAATCTCGGAGACCACCAGGACCCGGCGCGTGCGGCCTGGGCCCGCCGTGGTGCGCCGGGAGCCGCCCATCCCTCCGCCCGTTGCCCCGGCGCGAATGGCGCCGAGTGCTGGGGCAACCCCGACGACGATCCCGACGATCGTGGTGAGCGCGAAGGCGAAGGCAAGGACCGACGCGTCCAGCCGGATCGCTTCCACATGCGGCAATCCTGGTGGGCTGAGGGCGACCAGTGCGCCTACCCCCACGGCAGCGATCATCAGCCCCAGGACGCCACCCAGGAGGGCGAGCGCCAGACTCTCGGTCAGCAGTTGCCGGAGCAGGCGCGCGCGCCCTGCTCCCAGGGCCAGGCGCATCGCGAACTCGTCGTGGCGCTGCGCGCCCCGGGCGAGCAGGAGGTTGGCGACGTTGACCGAGACGATGGCGAGCAGCAGCAGGACCGACGCGATCATGGCAACGAGCGCCGGCCGGATGCTCCCGGTCACTGCCTCCCGGAGCGGGCGGACCACCATGCCCTGCGAGAGATCGGCCCACTCGGGCCGGCTGAATTCGGGCCGCGGGGCCTGGCCAATGGCGAGGAGCTCGCGGTGCGCGTCGTCCGGGGATGCGGCTGGCGCGAGGCGCCCGACGATGCGGTAGTGGTGGCCCCACATCCGGGTCTGGAGGTCGGCTGTCGGTTGTTCCCGGAGCGGCCGCCAGACGTCCACCGTGGGCCCGAGCGGGTTCGCAAAGTCAGGCGGCATGACGCCGACGACCACCGCGGGGTCTTCGTCGAGCAGGATTGTCTGGCCCACGATGGCACCGGCACCGCCGAAGCGACGCTTGGCGAGCCCGTCGCTGATGATCACCACCTTCGGT is a genomic window containing:
- a CDS encoding ABC transporter permease — encoded protein: MALWRRLTQGLRALVRSGRVDADVDDEVADYLERAAADHAARGLSADAARRAAILENGTVLTIREEVRSSGWEHPIETTLQDVRYALRGLRRNPGFTLAVVGTLALGLGASTAVYSAVRPILLDPLPFPQADQLVTVDDRTSDGTPLPATLGTFAEVRERSHSFASLAATDAWRPSLTGSGDPELLPGQAVTSNYFTLLGSTPSAGRGFSQADEVPGAPKVVIISDGLAKRRFGGAGAIVGQTILLDEDPAVVVGVMPPDFANPLGPTVDVWRPLREQPTADLQTRMWGHHYRIVGRLAPAASPDDAHRELLAIGQAPRPEFSRPEWADLSQGMVVRPLREAVTGSIRPALVAMIASVLLLLAIVSVNVANLLLARGAQRHDEFAMRLALGAGRARLLRQLLTESLALALLGGVLGLMIAAVGVGALVALSPPGLPHVEAIRLDASVLAFAFALTTIVGIVVGVAPALGAIRAGATGGGMGGSRRTTAGPGRTRRVLVVSEIALALVLLVSSGLLFRSGRSLMAVDAGFDPSHLITLQVVASGHEFDSDAARLQFYARTIESVRTLPGVTTAAFTSLLPLSGETDEYGYEAQSLPELRAENSGSAARYAVTPDYFTTMQIPLLRGRLLDATDRPGGPGSLVLSASFARRLFGDKDPIGQQMRFGPSVGHDAPWGTVVGVVGDVRQYSLALAAPDAFYVASGQWNWTDRVATLIVQSTGEPTELVPALRHAVWEVNPNVPIPRVETMTGYVQASAADRQFVRSAIGVFAAAALLLAAIGLYGVISGSVTERYREIGIRTALGATPASIVGQVVRRALGLALVGAAIGVAGAAVATRLIESMLFGVTALDPLTYLAVIALLTLVAVLAAWAPARRASSVDPIVTLRAE